One genomic segment of Mycolicibacterium chubuense NBB4 includes these proteins:
- a CDS encoding MCE family protein: MRLTRRILIQMAIFAVIATTALVIMVFTYMRLPEFLGVGQYRVTVKLPETGGLYPRGNVTYRGVEVGEVKSVSLTDSGVAAVLSLNSDVKIPADVDAEVHSVSSVGEQFVQLLPRSAGGPVLKDGDVIPVDRTSVPTDINTVLNETNRGLEAIPRQNLQTVVDEAYVAVGGLGPELRRLVTGSATLAIDARKNLDPLTTLIDQSKPVLDSQTDTGSSIRAWAANLASITGQLKSQDPALGGILDRGPGAAEEVRALFDRLRPTLPIVLANLVSVGEVAVTYHPSIEQLLVLLPQGTAVTQAVGVHKRNTKQDYMGDALVFNLNLMIPALPAPIPLPPQQLPPPCTTGFLPAQQQRVPTFEDYPDRPAGNLYCRVPQDAPFNVRGARNLPCVDRPGKRAPTWQQCDSDQDYVPLNDGYNWKGDPNATLSGQGVPDIPPQVPSSRTAPPPGPVPPPIATAEYDPANGTYVGPDGRVYTQSNLAPSAAEEHTWQTMLLPPKGK; this comes from the coding sequence ATGCGTTTGACTCGGCGGATACTGATCCAGATGGCGATCTTCGCGGTCATCGCGACGACCGCGCTGGTGATCATGGTCTTCACCTACATGCGGTTGCCGGAGTTCCTCGGCGTCGGGCAGTACCGGGTGACGGTGAAGCTGCCGGAGACGGGCGGGCTGTATCCGCGGGGCAATGTCACCTATCGCGGCGTCGAGGTCGGCGAGGTGAAGAGCGTCTCGCTCACCGACAGCGGTGTCGCGGCGGTGCTGTCGCTGAACTCCGACGTGAAGATCCCCGCCGACGTCGACGCCGAGGTGCACAGTGTGTCGTCGGTCGGCGAGCAGTTCGTGCAATTGCTGCCCCGCAGCGCCGGCGGCCCGGTGCTGAAGGACGGCGACGTGATCCCGGTGGACCGCACGTCGGTCCCCACCGACATCAACACCGTGCTGAACGAGACCAATCGAGGCCTGGAGGCGATACCGCGCCAGAACCTGCAGACGGTGGTCGACGAGGCCTACGTCGCCGTCGGCGGCCTCGGGCCGGAACTGCGCCGGCTGGTGACCGGAAGTGCCACGCTCGCCATCGACGCCCGCAAGAACCTCGACCCGCTGACGACGTTGATCGACCAGTCGAAGCCGGTGCTGGACAGCCAGACCGACACCGGGAGTTCCATCCGGGCGTGGGCGGCGAACCTGGCGAGTATCACCGGTCAGCTGAAGAGCCAGGATCCGGCCTTGGGCGGAATTCTCGACAGGGGACCAGGGGCGGCCGAGGAGGTGCGGGCGCTGTTCGACCGGCTGCGGCCGACTCTGCCGATCGTGCTGGCCAACCTCGTCAGCGTCGGAGAGGTCGCGGTCACCTACCACCCGAGCATCGAGCAGCTGCTCGTGCTGCTGCCCCAGGGCACCGCCGTCACGCAGGCCGTCGGTGTGCACAAGCGCAACACCAAGCAGGACTACATGGGCGACGCTCTGGTGTTCAACCTGAACCTGATGATTCCGGCGCTGCCGGCGCCGATCCCGCTGCCACCGCAGCAGCTTCCCCCGCCGTGCACGACCGGCTTCCTGCCGGCCCAGCAGCAGCGCGTGCCGACCTTCGAGGACTACCCCGACAGGCCGGCGGGCAACTTGTACTGCCGGGTTCCACAGGACGCACCGTTCAACGTCCGCGGCGCCCGCAACCTGCCCTGCGTCGACCGGCCCGGCAAACGGGCCCCGACATGGCAGCAGTGTGACAGCGACCAGGACTACGTGCCGCTCAACGACGGCTACAACTGGAAAGGTGACCCCAACGCGACGCTGTCCGGACAAGGGGTACCCGACATTCCTCCGCAGGTGCCGTCGTCACGAACGGCTCCTCCACCGGGACCGGTGCCGCCCCCCATAGCGACCGCCGAATATGATCCCGCGAACGGCACGTACGTTGGACCGGACGGACGTGTGTACACACAGTCCAACCTGGCCCCGAGTGCCGCAGAGGAGCACACATGGCAGACGATGCTGCTGCCCCCGAAGGGGAAGTGA
- a CDS encoding virulence factor Mce family protein: MRHARAFRVVTVAVLLVGLLSGCAGWRGLNSVPLPGVEGTGPGAFKIQAQMPDVDNIEQNSRVRVGDVNVGHVSKIERQGWHALVTMVLNGDVELPANATATLGQTSLLGSLHIELAPPTDVPPEGKLHDGSLIPLSSSKAFPSTEQALAAVAMLLNGAGLGDIQDITQALSTAFAGRENDLRSLIEQLDKGIGYLDDQKQDIIAASDSLNNLIGQLAEQKPVVDRALQTIPDALAVLKEQRNNLAEALTQLGRFSALAADSVNQTKDALVAELKDLGPTVEQLANAGPALTRALSFLPTFPFPKETLTNWMRGDYANLTLILDLTLSRIDSGFFTGTRWECHLTWLELQWGRTIGQFPNPCNAGGPGTAGNPLIAPYRFDQGP, encoded by the coding sequence ATGAGGCACGCCAGAGCGTTTCGCGTGGTGACCGTCGCGGTCCTGCTGGTCGGGCTGCTGTCCGGCTGCGCCGGGTGGCGGGGGCTGAATTCGGTTCCGCTGCCCGGCGTCGAGGGCACGGGGCCCGGCGCGTTCAAGATCCAGGCGCAGATGCCGGACGTGGACAACATCGAACAGAACTCCCGTGTCCGGGTCGGTGACGTCAACGTCGGCCACGTCAGCAAGATCGAGCGTCAGGGCTGGCACGCGCTGGTCACGATGGTGCTCAACGGCGACGTCGAGCTGCCGGCGAATGCGACTGCCACCCTGGGTCAAACCAGCCTGCTGGGGTCGCTGCACATCGAGCTGGCGCCGCCCACCGACGTTCCGCCCGAAGGCAAGCTGCACGACGGCTCGCTGATCCCGTTGTCGTCGTCGAAGGCGTTCCCGAGCACCGAGCAGGCGCTGGCCGCGGTGGCCATGCTGCTCAACGGCGCTGGCCTCGGGGACATCCAGGACATCACCCAGGCGTTGAGCACCGCGTTCGCCGGACGCGAGAACGACTTGCGCAGCCTGATCGAACAGCTCGACAAGGGGATCGGCTACCTGGACGACCAGAAGCAGGACATCATCGCCGCGAGCGACAGCCTGAACAACCTGATCGGTCAGCTCGCCGAACAGAAGCCGGTGGTGGACAGGGCTTTACAGACGATTCCCGATGCGCTGGCCGTGCTCAAGGAGCAGCGGAACAACCTGGCCGAGGCGCTGACGCAACTGGGCAGGTTCAGCGCGCTGGCCGCGGACTCGGTGAATCAGACCAAGGACGCCCTGGTGGCCGAGCTGAAAGACCTCGGTCCGACGGTGGAGCAACTCGCGAACGCTGGTCCCGCCCTGACCCGTGCACTGAGCTTCCTGCCCACCTTCCCGTTCCCGAAGGAGACCCTGACCAACTGGATGCGCGGCGACTACGCCAACCTCACGCTGATCCTCGACCTGACGCTGAGCCGGATCGACTCGGGGTTCTTCACTGGGACCCGGTGGGAGTGCCACCTGACGTGGCTGGAGTTGCAGTGGGGCCGCACCATCGGCCAGTTCCCCAACCCGTGCAATGCGGGCGGCCCGGGCACCGCGGGCAACCCGTTGATCGCTCCCTACCGCTTCGATCAGGGGCCCTAG
- a CDS encoding virulence factor Mce family protein, with protein sequence MTRTVRIIVAAALAVILAGGVVVLLRTTTRVNRTHVTAYFENSNGIYPGDDIRIVGVPVGRIESIEPQPMSVKITFWYDSKYKVPADAKAAILSPTLVTSRSIQLTPAYTGGPVMKNDAVIPRERTAVPVEWDEVRQQLAKIAGTLQPTEPGGVSPLGSAINTTADNLRGQGANIRDTVIKLSQAVSALGDHSTNIFSTVKNLAILVSALQDSTDVMRQLNQNLASVTNLLANDPDEVANAVRDLNKVVGEVQTFVAENRESLGTTSDKLAGVTQALTDSLDDVKQFLHVAPNTLQNYVNIWQPAQGAVSSVPMINNFANPISFLCGAVQAASRLGAEESAKLCVQYLAPIIKNRQYNFLPLAQNVFVGASTRPNELTYSEDWLRPNYIPPQPVPSSAQPPAGGPPPPAGSPPPLPPSMGPLLPAEASPGQQVPTTPNPADGLQGLMVPQGAGQ encoded by the coding sequence ATGACGCGCACCGTGCGGATCATCGTGGCCGCCGCGCTGGCGGTGATCCTGGCCGGCGGCGTGGTCGTGCTGCTGCGGACCACGACACGGGTCAACCGCACGCACGTCACCGCGTACTTCGAGAACAGCAACGGCATCTATCCGGGCGACGACATCCGCATCGTGGGCGTTCCGGTGGGCAGGATCGAATCCATCGAGCCGCAACCGATGTCGGTCAAGATCACCTTCTGGTACGACAGCAAGTACAAGGTGCCTGCCGACGCCAAGGCGGCGATCCTGTCGCCGACGCTGGTGACCTCGCGCAGCATCCAGCTCACCCCCGCCTACACCGGGGGACCGGTGATGAAGAACGACGCGGTCATCCCTCGGGAGCGCACCGCGGTGCCGGTGGAATGGGACGAGGTTCGGCAGCAGTTGGCGAAGATCGCCGGCACGCTGCAGCCGACGGAACCCGGCGGCGTGAGCCCGCTCGGCTCGGCCATCAACACCACCGCCGACAACCTGCGCGGCCAGGGTGCCAACATCCGCGACACGGTCATCAAGCTCTCGCAAGCTGTTTCGGCGCTCGGAGACCACAGCACCAACATCTTCTCGACGGTCAAGAACCTGGCGATCCTGGTGTCCGCGCTGCAGGACAGCACCGACGTCATGCGTCAGCTCAACCAGAACCTCGCCAGCGTGACGAACCTGCTCGCCAACGATCCCGACGAGGTCGCCAACGCGGTCCGCGATCTCAACAAAGTCGTCGGAGAGGTGCAGACGTTCGTCGCCGAGAACCGCGAATCGCTGGGCACCACCTCCGACAAGCTTGCGGGAGTGACCCAGGCGCTGACCGACAGCCTCGACGACGTCAAGCAGTTCCTGCACGTGGCGCCCAACACGTTGCAGAACTACGTCAACATCTGGCAACCCGCCCAGGGCGCGGTCAGCAGTGTGCCGATGATCAACAACTTCGCCAATCCGATCTCGTTTTTGTGCGGCGCCGTCCAGGCGGCCTCACGCCTGGGCGCCGAGGAGTCCGCGAAGCTGTGCGTGCAGTATCTGGCGCCGATCATCAAGAACCGTCAGTACAACTTCCTGCCGCTGGCGCAGAACGTGTTCGTCGGTGCCTCGACCCGGCCCAACGAGCTCACCTACAGCGAGGACTGGCTGCGGCCGAATTATATTCCCCCGCAACCAGTTCCGTCGTCCGCGCAGCCACCGGCGGGGGGCCCGCCGCCACCGGCCGGGAGTCCGCCGCCGCTACCGCCGAGCATGGGTCCGCTGCTGCCCGCGGAGGCGTCCCCCGGACAGCAAGTGCCCACCACCCCGAACCCGGCCGACGGTCTGCAAGGTCTGATGGTGCCGCAGGGGGCGGGACAATGA
- a CDS encoding MCE family protein — protein sequence MKSFSERNQVVIGVIGLVLTIGIVVGSLNYDRLPFLQGKEYSAYFADAGGLTTGQGVQVSGFEVGKVQSIELDQSRALIKFTVAKDIRLGDRTEAAIKTKGLLGTKMLEVTSRGEGQLEGTIPLERTTSPYQLPDALGDLATTISGLNTNQLSDSLRVLSATFADTPPQLKVAIEGVARFSQTLDERDAQLRSLLGNADKATKVLADRSNQVVSLITNSNALLIELESQSAAVDQISGNISSLSDQLLGFIAENRQTLKPALDKLNGVLTILDNRKERLQKSIHLLQQYSMSLGESVASGPFFKTYVANLLPGQFLQPFIDAAFSDLGLDPNVLLPSQRTDPQVGQPGTPALPVPYPRTGQGGEPHLTVPDAITGNPGEQPCGPPGLPLPGPGCYPYREPLPAPPPGGPPPGPPAEAPPGLQSTPGPTPAPVLVPAPGEVPPAAPAGAGQ from the coding sequence GTGAAGTCCTTCAGTGAACGCAATCAGGTCGTCATCGGTGTCATCGGGCTGGTCTTGACGATCGGCATCGTGGTGGGGTCGCTCAACTACGACCGGCTGCCGTTCCTGCAGGGCAAGGAGTACTCGGCGTACTTCGCCGACGCAGGCGGACTGACGACCGGTCAGGGCGTGCAGGTTTCGGGCTTCGAGGTCGGGAAGGTCCAGTCCATCGAGTTGGATCAATCGCGGGCGCTGATCAAGTTCACGGTCGCCAAGGACATCCGGCTCGGGGATCGCACCGAGGCGGCGATCAAGACCAAAGGGCTGCTCGGCACCAAGATGCTCGAGGTCACGTCCCGTGGTGAGGGCCAGCTGGAGGGCACGATTCCCCTCGAGCGCACGACGTCGCCGTATCAACTGCCCGACGCGCTGGGTGATCTGGCGACGACGATCAGCGGCCTGAACACCAATCAGCTGTCGGATTCGCTTCGGGTGTTGTCTGCCACCTTCGCCGACACCCCACCGCAGCTGAAGGTGGCGATCGAGGGCGTCGCGCGGTTCTCGCAGACACTCGACGAACGCGACGCGCAGTTGCGCAGCCTGCTCGGCAACGCCGACAAGGCGACGAAGGTGCTGGCCGACCGCAGCAACCAGGTCGTCAGCCTGATCACCAACAGCAACGCGTTGCTGATCGAGCTGGAAAGCCAAAGCGCCGCAGTGGATCAGATCTCCGGCAACATCTCCTCTCTCAGCGATCAGCTGCTGGGGTTCATCGCCGAGAACCGCCAGACGCTCAAGCCCGCCCTGGACAAGCTCAACGGCGTGCTGACGATCCTCGACAACCGCAAGGAACGTCTGCAGAAGTCGATCCACCTACTCCAGCAGTACTCGATGTCGCTGGGCGAATCGGTGGCCTCCGGGCCGTTCTTCAAGACCTATGTCGCGAACCTGTTGCCCGGCCAGTTCCTGCAGCCGTTCATCGACGCGGCATTCTCCGACCTCGGTCTGGATCCGAACGTGCTGCTGCCGTCGCAGCGCACCGATCCACAGGTCGGCCAGCCGGGCACCCCGGCGCTGCCGGTGCCCTATCCGCGGACCGGGCAGGGCGGCGAACCGCATCTGACGGTGCCCGACGCCATCACCGGCAATCCCGGCGAGCAGCCCTGCGGGCCACCCGGTTTGCCGTTGCCCGGCCCCGGGTGCTACCCGTACCGCGAACCGCTGCCGGCGCCGCCACCCGGCGGACCGCCGCCGGGACCGCCCGCCGAGGCGCCACCGGGACTGCAGTCGACCCCGGGGCCCACCCCGGCGCCGGTGCTGGTGCCCGCGCCCGGTGAAGTGCCGCCGGCCGCACCCGCGGGGGCCGGACAATGA
- a CDS encoding virulence factor Mce family protein, translating into MPGLTTRVRHDAWRLAIFLTICLLGVFGLFAVYGQMRFGEKTHTYKAQFSNVTGLQNGDFVRIAGVEVGQVKKVAIQPDTTAMVEFTASDSVVLTEGSRAVIRYDDLIGGRYLALQEGAGGTTTLKPGDTIPLARTSPALDLDALIGGFRPLFRALNPDQVNALSGQLIQALQGQGGTINSFLAQTAALTSTLADRDQLIGQVITNLNVVLGSLGDQSDQFAKAIDGLSGLVETLKDRRQDITNGLAYTNAAAGSITDLLVQARPPFSKTIQETDRAAGIVVADHDYFDNLLNTLPDAYQALARQGIYGDFFSFYLCDIVLKLNGKGGQPVYVKVAGQSTGRCAPR; encoded by the coding sequence ATGCCAGGCTTGACGACCAGGGTTCGACATGACGCATGGCGTCTCGCCATCTTTCTGACTATCTGTCTGCTCGGCGTGTTCGGGTTGTTCGCCGTCTACGGGCAGATGCGATTCGGCGAGAAGACCCACACCTACAAGGCTCAGTTCTCCAACGTGACCGGCCTGCAGAACGGCGACTTCGTCCGCATCGCCGGGGTCGAGGTGGGACAGGTCAAAAAGGTTGCCATTCAACCTGATACGACGGCCATGGTCGAGTTCACCGCGTCCGACTCGGTGGTCCTGACCGAGGGCAGCCGGGCCGTCATCCGCTACGACGACCTGATCGGCGGCCGCTACCTGGCGCTGCAGGAAGGCGCCGGCGGGACGACCACCCTCAAGCCGGGAGACACCATTCCGTTGGCCCGCACCTCGCCGGCGCTGGATCTCGACGCCCTCATCGGTGGCTTCCGGCCGCTGTTCCGGGCGTTGAACCCCGATCAGGTGAATGCGCTGTCGGGTCAGCTGATCCAGGCCCTTCAGGGGCAGGGCGGGACGATCAACTCGTTCCTCGCCCAGACCGCCGCGCTGACGAGCACGCTGGCCGACCGCGACCAGCTGATCGGCCAGGTCATCACCAATCTGAACGTGGTGCTGGGGTCGCTGGGTGATCAGAGCGACCAGTTCGCCAAGGCGATCGATGGGCTCTCCGGGCTGGTGGAGACCCTGAAGGACCGCCGACAGGACATCACCAACGGGCTGGCGTACACGAACGCCGCGGCGGGCAGCATCACCGATCTGCTGGTGCAGGCCCGTCCGCCGTTCTCCAAGACGATTCAGGAAACCGACCGCGCCGCGGGAATCGTCGTGGCCGACCACGACTACTTCGACAACCTGCTCAACACGCTGCCCGACGCGTACCAAGCGCTTGCGCGGCAAGGCATCTACGGCGACTTCTTCAGCTTCTACCTGTGTGACATCGTGCTGAAGCTCAACGGGAAGGGTGGGCAGCCGGTGTACGTCAAGGTCGCCGGCCAGTCCACCGGGAGGTGCGCGCCGAGGTGA
- a CDS encoding MCE family protein: MEPHEEGLHPAWWTLILLIVTVAALWLTYSLFVGAFTPHETVTLTSDRSGLVMETNAKVKLRGVQVGRVGAIQGGSQPVALKLEIDKDKIKFIPANVEGQIRATTVFGAKYVDLVYPKDPHGQLQAGQVIQSRNVTVEANTVFENLVDLIDRIDVAKLNSTLSALAYGVRGQGELIGQATTDANQVLLQLNPRSETIAADWKALKNFNDTYSAAAQDILTSLSALSTTSTTITNRATQLDTLLMATIGLSNSGISLLAPNQANLIKAINVLQPTTDLLYKYNPEYTCLLVGAKTLLDTGGYEAPGGNGRTLVLDTGLTLGDDPYHYPQNLPVIGAKGGPGGKPGCGSLPDVAKNWPVRNLVTNTGFGTGIDWRPNPGIGFPAWANYLPVTRAVPEPPSIRNLFGGPAIGPIPYPGAPAYGARLYAPDGTPLWPGLPPAPPPMAPREPGPTPGSEPFIVTHPAQMQPTPLPPVPLPREAAPSP, encoded by the coding sequence GTGGAACCACACGAGGAAGGCCTGCACCCCGCCTGGTGGACTCTGATCCTCCTGATCGTCACCGTTGCCGCTCTCTGGCTGACGTACTCGTTGTTCGTCGGCGCCTTCACACCGCATGAGACGGTCACGTTGACCTCCGACCGGTCGGGTCTGGTGATGGAGACGAACGCCAAGGTCAAGCTGCGCGGTGTCCAGGTCGGGCGGGTCGGGGCGATCCAGGGCGGCAGCCAGCCGGTGGCGCTGAAGCTCGAGATCGACAAGGACAAGATCAAGTTCATCCCGGCCAACGTCGAAGGCCAGATCCGGGCGACCACGGTGTTCGGCGCCAAGTACGTCGACCTGGTTTATCCCAAGGACCCCCACGGGCAGCTGCAGGCCGGCCAGGTGATCCAGTCGCGCAACGTCACCGTCGAAGCCAACACCGTGTTCGAGAACCTGGTCGACCTCATCGATCGTATCGACGTGGCCAAGCTCAACAGCACGCTCTCTGCGCTCGCCTACGGTGTCCGCGGCCAGGGGGAGCTGATCGGCCAAGCCACCACCGACGCGAATCAGGTGCTGCTGCAGCTCAATCCGCGGAGCGAGACGATCGCAGCCGACTGGAAGGCGTTGAAGAACTTCAACGACACCTACAGCGCCGCCGCACAGGACATCCTGACCAGCCTGAGTGCGCTGAGCACCACCAGCACGACCATCACCAACCGTGCCACGCAGCTGGACACGTTGCTGATGGCCACGATCGGGCTGTCCAACAGCGGGATCAGCCTGCTGGCGCCGAACCAGGCCAACCTGATCAAGGCCATCAACGTCCTGCAACCGACCACCGACCTGCTGTACAAGTACAACCCGGAGTACACGTGCCTGCTCGTGGGTGCCAAGACCCTGCTGGACACCGGCGGCTACGAGGCACCGGGCGGCAACGGCCGCACTCTCGTGCTGGACACCGGGCTGACCCTCGGCGACGACCCGTACCACTATCCCCAGAACCTGCCCGTCATCGGCGCCAAGGGCGGACCGGGCGGCAAGCCGGGGTGTGGCTCGCTGCCCGACGTCGCGAAGAACTGGCCGGTGCGAAACCTGGTGACCAACACCGGATTCGGTACCGGAATCGACTGGCGGCCCAACCCCGGCATCGGCTTCCCGGCCTGGGCCAACTACCTTCCCGTCACCCGCGCGGTGCCCGAACCGCCGAGCATCCGCAACCTCTTCGGCGGGCCCGCGATCGGACCGATCCCGTATCCGGGCGCCCCCGCCTACGGTGCGCGGCTGTACGCGCCCGACGGCACGCCGCTGTGGCCCGGACTGCCCCCCGCGCCGCCGCCGATGGCACCGCGGGAACCCGGGCCGACGCCGGGCTCGGAGCCGTTCATCGTCACCCACCCGGCGCAGATGCAGCCCACACCGCTGCCGCCGGTTCCGCTGCCGCGCGAGGCCGCTCCGTCGCCATGA
- a CDS encoding ABC transporter permease, whose product MTVSRPHSQFPWLKSRFRTVADPWNRIGVQTKFYGRTLRSVGYVFTHYSVELIRIIAQMGLGAGALIVIGGTVAIVGFLTVTTGALVAVQGYNDFSQLGVEALTGFVSAYFNVRLIAPATTAIALSATIGAGATAQLGAMRINEEIDALEVMGIRSIAFLASSRVIAGFLVVIPLYCVGVLMAFWAARFGTTVLYGQSTGVYDHYFKTFLNPTDLMWSFGQCIALSVIIMLVHTYYGYTARGGPAGVGEAVGRAVRSSLIVSAFVLVMLSLAVYGRSGNFNLAG is encoded by the coding sequence ATGACAGTCTCGAGGCCTCATTCCCAGTTCCCGTGGCTGAAAAGCCGATTCCGCACCGTCGCCGACCCCTGGAACCGCATCGGTGTGCAGACGAAGTTCTACGGCCGCACCCTGCGCTCCGTCGGCTACGTCTTCACTCACTACAGCGTCGAGTTGATCCGGATCATCGCCCAGATGGGGCTCGGGGCGGGGGCGCTCATCGTGATCGGCGGGACGGTCGCAATCGTCGGCTTCTTGACCGTGACCACCGGCGCACTGGTGGCGGTGCAGGGCTACAACGACTTCTCCCAGCTCGGCGTGGAGGCGCTGACTGGGTTCGTGTCGGCCTACTTCAACGTGCGCCTCATCGCACCGGCCACCACCGCCATCGCCCTGTCGGCCACCATCGGCGCCGGCGCCACCGCACAGCTGGGCGCGATGCGGATCAACGAGGAGATCGACGCGCTGGAGGTGATGGGGATCCGCTCCATCGCGTTCCTCGCCTCGAGCCGGGTGATCGCGGGGTTCCTCGTCGTGATCCCGCTCTACTGCGTGGGTGTGCTGATGGCGTTCTGGGCCGCGCGGTTCGGGACGACCGTTCTCTACGGTCAATCGACCGGCGTCTACGACCACTACTTCAAGACGTTCCTCAACCCCACCGACCTGATGTGGTCCTTCGGGCAGTGCATCGCCCTGTCGGTGATCATCATGCTCGTCCACACCTACTACGGCTACACCGCACGCGGCGGGCCGGCCGGGGTGGGGGAGGCCGTCGGGCGCGCGGTGCGGTCGTCGCTGATCGTGTCGGCGTTCGTCCTGGTGATGCTCTCGCTCGCCGTCTACGGCCGGTCCGGCAACTTCAACCTGGCGGGCTGA
- a CDS encoding MlaE family ABC transporter permease, producing MVAMNAIVKPVRAFGGFYSMALDTFVWMFKPPFAWREFLSQSWFVARVSILPTLLLTIPYTVLLTFIETILLTEIGASDFSGTGASLGTVRQIGPIVTVLVVAGAGATAMCADLGARTIREELDALRVMGINPIQALVVPRVLAATVVSLALSATVILVGLSGAYLFVVYIQHVSPGAFVAGLTLIVGATDVVIALVKAALFGLSAGLIACYKGISVRGGPAGVGNAVNETVVFTFMALFAINIVATAVAIKVVQ from the coding sequence ATGGTCGCCATGAACGCCATCGTCAAGCCGGTGCGTGCCTTCGGCGGCTTCTATTCGATGGCGCTCGACACCTTCGTATGGATGTTCAAGCCGCCCTTCGCATGGCGTGAGTTCCTGTCGCAGTCGTGGTTCGTCGCGCGGGTGTCGATTCTGCCGACGCTGTTGTTGACCATTCCCTACACCGTCTTGCTCACGTTCATCGAGACCATCCTGCTGACCGAGATCGGAGCCTCCGACTTCTCCGGCACCGGCGCCTCGCTCGGCACGGTGCGCCAGATCGGGCCGATCGTCACGGTTCTGGTGGTCGCCGGCGCCGGCGCCACCGCCATGTGCGCCGACCTGGGGGCGCGGACGATCCGTGAGGAACTCGATGCGTTGCGGGTGATGGGCATCAATCCCATTCAGGCGCTTGTGGTGCCCCGGGTGCTGGCCGCCACCGTGGTCTCGCTGGCCCTGTCTGCCACCGTCATCCTCGTCGGACTCTCCGGCGCCTACCTCTTCGTCGTCTACATCCAGCACGTGTCGCCCGGTGCGTTCGTGGCCGGACTCACCCTGATCGTCGGGGCCACCGACGTGGTCATCGCGCTGGTGAAGGCCGCGTTGTTCGGCCTGTCGGCCGGCCTGATCGCCTGCTACAAGGGGATTTCCGTGCGTGGGGGCCCAGCCGGTGTGGGCAACGCCGTGAACGAGACCGTGGTGTTCACGTTCATGGCGCTGTTCGCGATCAACATCGTCGCCACCGCGGTCGCGATCAAGGTCGTGCAATGA
- a CDS encoding TetR/AcrR family transcriptional regulator, giving the protein MQNESGHDAERRNIIEAAYCCLSEPHTAPIPVTTILRRAGVSSRAFYRHFGSKDDLFLALLRRECDALAARLDRIADEAVGEPADQLAEWVGEMFTMVTEPHQRTVMAVVDSDEVRAARGYREIRGCAHEHRERSLIAILRRGRRDGSFPLAEPDADAVAISAVLSRVLSTQAPDDLQAVKQAQGWVLDFALRAVGAVRPA; this is encoded by the coding sequence GTGCAAAATGAGTCCGGGCACGATGCCGAACGTCGGAACATCATCGAGGCCGCGTACTGCTGCCTATCCGAGCCGCACACCGCCCCCATCCCGGTGACGACGATCTTGCGGCGCGCCGGGGTGTCCAGCAGGGCGTTCTATCGGCACTTCGGGTCCAAGGACGACCTGTTCCTGGCGCTGCTGCGCCGGGAGTGCGATGCCCTGGCCGCCAGGCTGGACCGGATCGCCGACGAGGCGGTCGGCGAGCCCGCCGATCAGCTCGCGGAGTGGGTCGGCGAGATGTTCACCATGGTGACCGAGCCGCACCAGCGAACGGTCATGGCCGTCGTCGACTCCGATGAGGTGCGGGCCGCCCGGGGCTACCGCGAGATCCGCGGCTGCGCGCACGAGCACCGGGAGCGCTCACTGATCGCGATCCTCCGGCGTGGTCGCCGCGACGGATCCTTCCCGCTGGCCGAACCAGACGCCGACGCCGTGGCGATCAGCGCCGTCCTCAGCCGGGTCCTGTCCACGCAGGCGCCCGACGACCTGCAGGCCGTCAAACAAGCCCAGGGCTGGGTGCTCGACTTCGCACTGCGGGCAGTCGGGGCGGTGCGGCCTGCTTGA